The genomic region TGCGTCTGCCGAAAAGCTCTGGAGTTGCTGCAAGACGTGACGGGATAAAGTTGTACAATCCCGATCCAGAGCGCGTTCCTGAGCTAAAGGCCGATTCTCATCTGCCATTGTGTTTGTCCTTCTCAAATGGCGCTTTTGTTTTAGAGGCAAGTTTTCTGGGCACTGACCCTACAGTTTCAACGCCTACCAGTCCTCATTTCTATCTTAAGAAGGCTTTTTCTCTCTTTGCCATCGAACTTTACATGAACTACAGAAACCCTTTCTAACTAAGTCAAACAAGCTACTGGGCTTTTTGCAGTCTTGTTTTATACAAATTTGCGATCGGGAAGGAAAACAAAGGGTCTGCTCAAATTTAAGGCAGACCCTTTTTTCAACCTGAATCACAGTCAATCGATCGAAATAGACTGCGGGCCAGTGCTTTTGCCATTGTTGTCTTGACTACCAGTGGAAGTGGAGGTAGTAACGCCAGCCTGTTCGTCTAGCCAGCTTTTGATGGGATCGTCAGTCAGGTTGAGTCGAAATATACCAGAGAAAAACCCGCCTAGAAAGGAGACTGGGTGCTGGGTAAGTTCTTTGAAGATGGGGGTCAGTTCATCGAGGAACATTGGGAATCTCCTTACAGTGCTACTTTGAGCTAGAGGTGGAACAGATCTGGATTTGATCGGGATCGATTCCACTGGGATTCTAGCGTGCGATCGGGGCTTGGGTGGAGTCAAACAGGTGTGAGCGTCAAAGCAGTAGTATAGCTCTCATCAAGCAGATTATTTTTTTACTAAGCAATCGCGAGGATTAGTTAAGTGATTAAATCAGCAAAAGTACAAATTGAAGTAAATTGGCAATACTGACAAGGTAATCCCGGATGAGGACGGAAAATTTTATGAAAATTCTCTGAGTTAGATGCCAATTGTCGTTTATCTTGTTGATGTCTCTTTGCTACTATTTCCAACATTTCCGCTGTTCTGGCTAATAGTGATGGGGTTTGATGATATTGGCTTGACCATTGCTGAGTTTCTAAGTTATAGAACGACCCAATCGCCTTGGCGTTAGGGTAAAGGTAACTAGCAGCTAGCAAGTAAACGTGAGCTTGTCGATTATCATAATTGGATAAACCCGTGTGAGGTTGAAGGTGATGACCAGTCTTCAAATCAACAATGTGAATAGTATCATCTGCTTCTTGTAACACGCAGTCAAAGTTAGCATACAGTTTAAATTGGTAACTCTCGTGTGTAACAATGATGGGGTCT from Argonema galeatum A003/A1 harbors:
- a CDS encoding PD-(D/E)XK nuclease family protein; the encoded protein is MDYASYLIWSEYVPQAGKEEYHCYLKQYWSRIKKRDPIVKPLLVDTPQQLVGKLSQRGVFEFHQQPDLLISANGVQRVSELIELSQQPAEVQFKVQEILVRYQEQPVLLGKHILLFNPGNTNEIPDPIIVTHESYQFKLYANFDCVLQEADDTIHIVDLKTGHHLQPHTGLSNYDNRQAHVYLLAASYLYPNAKAIGSFYNLETQQWSSQYHQTPSLLARTAEMLEIVAKRHQQDKRQLASNSENFHKIFRPHPGLPCQYCQFTSICTFADLIT